In the Oreochromis aureus strain Israel breed Guangdong linkage group 14, ZZ_aureus, whole genome shotgun sequence genome, one interval contains:
- the bicra gene encoding BRD4-interacting chromatin-remodeling complex-associated protein isoform X3 — MDDEDGRCLLDVICDPEALNDFLHGSETHLDTDDLLDGSSDPSSSFFSATGGHVPEVQPTAQLSANESTGLPRVSVDLDFLEDDDILGGSPGGEGGSNGIGTNHEPCDILQQSLAEANITEQSLQEAEAELDLGSFGIPGLTQVVQTLPDASLAGAGNNAVGVGIGGGGAATIFPGSATSTTATPPNATTDMLGSVLAQQGLQLQPQVMNKAISVQPFMQQVGLGNVTLQPISSLQALSNGSQSGHLGIGQIQVVGQPTVMTINQSGQPILAKAMSGYQLHQSGPEVSGAGPQPGLGGSGGGLLIQSNKATLGSPALNGPAVCVSSTNSSSGGTMTAPAGLVGFGNTLLSSGIGSQTQPQGQIMQNVIIQRTPPPIQPKPPQGGAIQPKLFKQQQQQPQPAPQVLQNDAHKALGLQQLPVSAAQNVAFLTGKPGSNVVLSTQATTPGTQFQQTLFKPQAAQPSGKPLSVHLLNQPSSIVIPSQTVLQGQNHQFLLPQLQAGGQILTQHPGGHIITSQGPGGQIIANQILTANQNINLGQVLTSQSHPGAAHILSAPIQLQPGQMGTPTLFQMPVTLAQSQNQTQTQTVSGHAQTVIQGMPIQNPLTMLSQVEGLSPAVSLQPALQPQPGGVPSSTVAATMAQGQPGECVTVLGSSTDQATHPTQQLVPQPSILAMQPASTVSTVTTASSSSPSMSVSTSSSVTAVGLVPPQAQQSPGRLLFTNQGPSMILSQESLQMFLQQEQHHQTENESTPSMGVPASVIVSSNSITTPAPAVHDSQLTDSWVGQSHSPSPGPSHMVPSSGHQQPLKIHRMSPCPPATAPPVAESPQPSQSPLTLSQQIQSPHHQQQSRPPSQPQPSSQTPSRSCTPSSHPPLFIVHNQIAESPKPAPQGQPQQTPPQQTHIQVQLQPQLASQSASYQQDMPPMSQSPKPPPAQHQFTAAPVSACATTVVKTHVPIQGLTSDQQHNLQLVGAQIQTLSAISQPSPKQKQLLERLHQVQQNIMLQAKQPTQPQITTQFSSQQDVPLDKVVIASSSASTGTPAQLPSMLQPTSVLVKTPTASSDLQVFSGAQGQAGAMVNQTVTPASLTQPAQVQPKPGVISSVGGVTLGKGGMQIQVLGASLTQMPAPQPPASIQAQTTTIMKMPFSAEPSKEARMLEQLRKHQGSVLHPNYSAPFCSFEDTLHRLLPYHLYQGTANSSQDYQKVDDEFEKVSSQLLKRTQAMLDKYRYLLFAESKQRLGPSAEMVMIDRMFIQEEKVALNQDRILAKERPEEFVANVRMLESVSSQQKLSSAEPTPVSGGVSAAVPAPAPAVAAAAAPAPAPAATPSAVPIIAPNPPPAPTPVSAPAPAPSPVSVPSAAPSHSPFPPTKLVIKQGGGSASVSWSSSCPPPPAPPVKPVAEPTSQISTVRTPASSSSFSTSSSNSQAADDDDALPQRTSKPPIKTYEARRRIGLKLKIKQDQTGFSKVVHNTALDPVHTPQPQLSSQSMSQTQPQSEAAVSQAKAHPLSTPSATVIRTQSPVCTTSSGLSVTISTSQCNPSLRGSVPPISASSSSTPSTHTWSSSTSSASIQMNGTMDHHDTGGVKHNPASTATSSQTTCRLPLRKTYRENISPRVRPGVPGGGDENLSYPRTTPSPPRHEASTPPSERTVIASVKVEKRDREALLTHTDSSHETGRLGSAVQGLDEMDVFSRGIKTTQHHHLPQLLDREGAKERGEEHTDQETDVSKYKRLSGKNRHKAGGTFRMDQHAPGPPSPESSFTRDSLLPAKRCKSDSPDMDNASFSSGSPPDDSLNEHLQCAIDSILNLQQEPSTRGHHIKGGNSRPHQHQSQRPGGSAPSSHRPSVPSSSSASSSSSLAQHPQVGGRGHNGSLVPQTQSR, encoded by the exons ATGGATGATGAAGACGGCAGGTGCCTTCTAGATGTAATTTG TGACCCAGAAGCTCTCAATGACTTTCTTCATGGATCTGAGACCCAT TTGGACACTGACGACCTTTTGGATGGTTCAAGTGACCCCTCCAGCTCGTTCTTCTCTGCCACTGGG GGCCACGTTCCAGAGGTCCAGCCTACAGCCCAGCTGTCGGCCAATGAGTCAACAGGCCTTCCTAGAGTCAGTGTTGACTTGGACTTCTTGGAGGATGATGACATCTTGGGAGGGTCCCCAGGTGGAGAAGGTGGGAGCAATGGCATTGGGACAAATCATGAGCCATGTGACATCTTGCAACAAAGTTTGGCTGAAGCCAACATCACAGAGCAAAGCTTACAGGAGGCAGAAGCTGAGCTGGACCTGGGCTCCTTTGGAATTCCAGGCCTTACACAGGTGGTTCAGACACTGCCTGATGCCAGCCTTGCTGGGGCTGGAAACAATGCTGTTGGTGTAGGCATTGGTGGTGGGGGAGCAGCAACGATTTTTCCTGGGTCAGCCACGAGCACCACTGCTACTCCCCCCAACGCCACAACTGACATGCTAGGGTCAGTCCTTGCTCAACAGGGCCTTCAACTCCAACCCCAGGTCATGAACAAGGCAATTAGTGTTCAGCCATTTATGCAGCAAGTGGGCCTAGGAAATGTGACGCTTCAACCCATTTCAAGTCTTCAAGCTCTTTCTAATGGGAGTCAATCTGGACATTTGGGTATTGGACAGATTCAGGTTGTGGGTCAGCCTACCGTCATGACTATCAATCAGTCTGGCCAGCCAATCCTGGCTAAAGCCATGAGTGGTTACCAGTTGCACCAGTCTGGGCCAGAGGTATCAGGTGCTGGTCCTCAGCCAGGGCTTGGAGGCTCAGGAGGTGGACTTCTGATCCAAAGTAATAAAGCCACTCTTGGATCTCCAGCTTTAAATGGACCGGCTGTTTGTGtcagcagcacaaacagcagcagcggTGGTACAATGACTGCTCCTGCTGGGCTTGTGGGTTTTGGCAACACCCTTCTAAGTTCAGGAATAGGATCCCAGACACAACCTCAAGGCCAAATCATGCAGAACGTGATCATCCAGCGCACACCACCACCTATTCAGCCTAAACCCCCTCAGGGGGGAGCCATCCAACCGAAACTCttcaaacaacaacagcagcagccacaGCCAGCACCCCAAGTCTTGCAAAATGATGCCCACAAGGCCCTAGGGCTGCAGCAACTTCCAGTTTCTGCTGCTCAGAATGTAGCCTTCCTGACAGGAAAGCCAGGCTCCAATGTTGTCCTGAGTACTCAAGCCACAACTCCAGGCACTCAGTTTCAGCAAACCCTCTTCAAGCCACAAGCAGCACAACCATCTGGCAAGCCCCTGAGTGTACACTTGTTAAACCAACCTAGCAGCATTGTTATTCCTTCTCAGACAGTTCTGCAAGGTCAGAACCACCAGTTTCTGTTGCCACAGCTACAAGCAGGTGGGCAGATCCTGACCCAGCACCCCGGGGGCCACATCATCACAAGCCAGGGTCCTGGCGGACAAATCATTGCAAACCAGATTTTAACTGCAAACCAGAATATCAACTTGGGTCAGGTGTTGACGTCGCAGAGCCATCCTGGGGCAGCCCACATCCTCTCTGCACCCATTCAGCTCCAGCCTGGCCAGATGGGCACGCCTACCCTCTTTCAAATGCCTGTCACATTGGCTCAGAGCCAAAATCAGACACAGACCCAGACTGTCTCAGGTCATGCCCAGACAGTCATACAGGGCATGCCAATTCAGAACCCCCTGACTATGCTGAGCCAGGTGGAAGGACTGAGCCCCGCTGTCAGCCTTCAGCCAGCCCTGCAGCCCCAGCCAGGTGGAGTCCCTAGCAGCACAGTAGCAGCAACTATGGCTCAAGGACAGCCTGGAGAGTGTGTAACTGTGCTGGGAAGCTCCACAGACCAGGCTACTCATCCCACTCAGCAGCTTGTACCACAGCCATCTATCCTTGCCATGCAGCCGGCTTCTACTGTGTCCACGGTTACCACCGCATCTTCCTCCTCTCCGTCCATGTCAGTTTCCACCTCTTCCTCTGTCACAGCAGTGGGGCTGGTCCCCCCTCAGGCTCAGCAAAGTCCAGGGAGATTACTGTTCACCAACCAGGGCCCCAGCATGATCCTGAGCCAAGAGTCTCTGCAAATGTTTCTTCAACAG GAGCAGCACCACCAAACAGAGAATGAGTCAACCCCCTCTATGGGCGTACCTGCATCTGTAATCGTCAGCAGCAACAGCATCACTACTCCGGCCCCTGCTGTCCATGACAGCCAATTAACTGACTCTTGGGTGGGCCAGAGCCACAGCCCTTCCCCTGGCCCTTCCCACATG GTACCCTCCAGTGGACATCAGCAGCCTCTGAAGATTCATAGAATGTCTCCTTGTCCACCTGCCACAGCACCACCAGTGGCAGAAAGTCCCCAGCCTTCCCAGTCTCCTCTTACTCTGAGCCAGCAGATTCAGTCACCACACCACCAACAGCAGTCACGCCCTCCCTCTCAGCCTCAGCCTTCATCGCAAACTCCTTCTCGCTCATGCACACCCTCATCTCATCCTCCACTCTTTATTGTCCATAACCAAATTGCAGAGTCCCCCAAACCAGCTCCACAAGGCCAGCCACAGCAAACGCCACcccaacagacacacattcaaGTTCAACTTCAGCCTCAGTTGGCCTCTCAGTCTGCCTCTTACCAACAAGACATGCCTCCTATGTCACAGTCACCGAAGCCTCCACCTGCACAACATCAGTTTACTGCAGCTCCTGTCAGCGCATGTGCCACCACTGTGGTTAAAACCCATGTTCCCATCCAGGGCCTGACATCAGATCAGCAACATAATCTGCAGTTAGTAGGAGCACAAATTCAGACTCTTTCAGCCATCTCTCAACCCTCACCTAAGCAGAAACAGCTGCTGGAAAGGCTTCACCAG GTCCAGCAGAACATCATGCTACAAGCTAAGCAGCCTACTCAGCCTCAAATCACCACTCAGTTTAGTTCCCAGCAAGATGTGCCTCTTGATAAAGTGGTGATTGCATCATCATCAGCCAGCACTGGTACACCTGCTCAGCTACCCTCAATGCTGCAGCCGACATCAGTGCTTGTCAAAACTCCTACAG CATCAAGTGACTTACAGGTATTCTCAGGAGCCCAAGGGCAAGCTGGAGCAATGGTGAATCAGACTGTCACTCCTGCCAGCCTTACCCAGCCTGCACAG GTTCAGCCAAAGCCAGGAGTGATAAGCTCTGTTGGAGGGGTGACTCTGGGGAAAGGTGGCATGCAGATACAGGTGTTAGGAGCTAGTCTGACTCAAATGCCTGCTCCACAGCCCCCAGCTTCAATACAAGCTCAG acaacaacaataatGAAAATGCCTTTCAGCGCAGAGCCCAGTAAAGAAGCCAG GATGCTAGAACAGCTAAGGAAACATCAGGGTTCAGTGCTTCACCCAAACTACAGTGCCCCTTTCTGCTCATTtgaggacacactgcacagacTCCTGCCTTACCATCTCTACCAGGGAACTGCCAACTCTTCTCAAGATTATCAAAAAG TGGATGATGAATTTGAGAAGGTCTCCAGCCAGCTGCTGAAAAGAACTCAGGCCATGCTGGATAAATATCGTTACCTGCTCTTTGCAGAGTCAAAA CAGAGACTGGGCCCCTCGGCAGAGATGGTGATGATCGACCGGATGTTCATTCAAGAGGAGAAGGTTGCATTAAACCAGGACAGGATTTTGGCAAAGGAGAGGCCAG AAGAGTTTGTGGCAAATGTGCGAATGTTGGAGAGTGTTTCATCCCAGCAGAAATTATCATCTGCTGAACCAACTCCAGTGAGCGGAGGGGTATCTGCTGCTGTCCCTGCTCCAGcacctgctgttgctgctgctgctgctcctgctcctgctcctgctgCCACCCCATCCGCTGTTCCAATCATTGCCCCAAACCCTCCGCCTGCACCCACACCAGTTtctgctcctgctcctgctccttCTCCTGTCTCAGTTCCTTCTGCGGCCCCTTCTCATTCCCCTTTCCCTCCTACCAAGCTTGTGATAAAGCAGGGTGGAGGCAGTGCATCTGTGTCCTGGTCCAGTAgctgtcctcctcctccagctccaccAGTCAAGCCAGTGGCTGAACCCACTAGCCAGATCTCTACAGTTCGTACTCCAGCATCGTCATCCTCATTTTCAACCTCGTCATCAAACTCTCAAGCGGCTGATGACGATGATGCTCTCCCACAGCGAACGAGCAAACCGCCTATCAAGACCTATGAGGCTCGCAGGAGAATTGGTTTGAAGCTAAAGATCAAGCAGGATCAAACGGGGTTCAGTAAGGTGGTCCACAACACTGCCTTAGACCCAGTGCACACACCTCAACCTCAGCTGAGCAGCCAGTCTATGTCCCAGACTCAGCCGCAGTCTGAAGCTGCTGTATCACAAGCGAAGGCTCACCCTTTATCAACCCCTTCGGCCACAGTTATCAGAACTCAGTCCCCTGTATGCACTACTTCGTCTGGCTTGTCAGTCACAATATCAACCTCACAGTGTAACCCATCACTGAGAGGAAGTGTTCCCCCCATTTCAGCTTCATCTTCCTCCACCCCTTCAACCCATACTTGGTCTTCGTCCACCTCCTCAGCTTCCATTCAAATGAATGGGACTATGGATCACCACGACACAGGTGGGGTCAAACACAACCCTGCCTCTACTGCCACTTCCTCACAGACAACTTGCCGTCTTCCCCTTCGAAAAACTTACCGGGAAAACATTAGTCCTCGGGTCAGACCTGGTGTCCCAGGTGGAGGAGATGAAAATTTGTCCTACCCCAGAACCACACCATCACCCCCCAGACATGAGGCCTCAACTCCCCCCTCAGAGCGGACAGTGATAGCAAGTGTGAAAGTAGAGAAGAGAGACAGGGAGGCCTTACTCACTCACACAGATTCAAGCCACGAAACTGGCCGTTTGGGGAGTGCAGTGCAGGGGCTGGACGAAATGGATGTGTTTAGTCGTGGTATCAAAACCACGCAACACCATCATCTCCCACAGCTCCTAGACAGAGAAGGGGCAAAGGAGAGAGGGGAAGAGCACACAGACCAAGAGACAGATGTAAGTAAATACAAGCGGTTGAGTGGAAAAAATCGACATAAGGCAGGAGGAACATTCAGAATGGACCAGCATGCCCCTGGGCCTCCGTCGCCAGAGTCTTCCTTCACACGAGACTCTTTGCTTCCTGCCAAACGCTGCAAGTCAGACTCTCCTGACATGGATAACGCCAGCTTCTCCAGCGGCAGCCCTCCAGATGACTCACTGAATGAGCACCTGCAGTGCGCCATTGACAGCATCCTAAATCTGCAGCAGGAACCCTCCACCCGCGGACACCATATTAAAGGGGGCAACAGCAGACCCCACCAACACCAAAGTCAGCGCCCAGGGGGCTCAGCGCCCTCATCACACAGACCTTCAGTcccatcctcttcctctgcttcttCGTCCTCTTCCTTGGCCCAGCACCCTCAGGTTGGTGGCCGCGGCCACAATGGCAGCCTGGTGCCCCAGACTCAAAGTAGATAA